The following is a genomic window from Syntrophomonadaceae bacterium.
TATTTCGGCAGAATTTGCCACCACCAGGTTAGAAAGGCGGCCTACCAGCCTAACAGACTCTTTTGTATGGTTTTCCTCGCTGACTATAGGCTCTCTGATAAACCAGATCACCGGGATCCCCCTGGCTTTAGCTACTGTTGCAGACAATACATTTACTACCGAATTAACGATGGCGAGGTCAGGCTGATAGAGATTAACCGCCCGGTGCAATTCCAGCATTTGATTCATCCCATTTTTCTTAACTTGTTCCAGCCTTTCCAAGAAACCTGGCGCCGGGTACATCATTTCTCGAAAATGGCTGTGATAAGGGATGACCTTAATGCTGGCGCCCAAATTTCGCAGTTCCTGGGTAACTATCCCCAGACAGGGACTTACCGCCCTTATTTCATATTTATTTTTAACTAACACCCTGGCCAGCAGGACGAGGCTCTTCTCCGCCCCGGTAATGGCGTCGGGATAAGCCAAATGGTTAAAAAGCATGACCTTCTTCAATTATTCCGTCTCCTTTTTTCCGATGTAAGTAACCTTCGATTTCAGGATAAAGCCTCAAGGCTGACCGCAAATAAGGTCCCTCCCATCAGGACCGCAGTTACACAAGAGGTCGATGGCAGCCAGATAGGGTTCGAAAGGCCCGAAACGCTGCGGGTAAACAGGGTGCTGAAAGTCCTGGTATTCAATTTTCACACCTTTTGCGGCAAAAATCTCCTCCTGTAAATACTTTTTGCCGCTAATGCCAGACAGATAGACTTTCGCCCCTGCCTTTTGGCAGATAGCTAAAAGTAGTTCAGACCCCTTAGCCTCCACCCCCAGACTGCTGGCCAAAATCATGGGGGTAGAGATATTTAAAAAGTCCGCCAGCAAGCGGGTTAGGGCCATATCCATGTCTGCCAACCAGTTCCACTTCTTGGAGTAAAACTCTTCCAGGCATGGAAGATAATTGTCTGCGAAGGCTGCTCCACTGTAATTTGCCGTTATTGCCCGCCAGTGTTTTTGGGCCCAAGGAATCTGGTTATTAATCAAAACATCGCGAATCATCTGCATCCTGGAGCCCTGCACCGGAACCCCCAGCCATAAAGAACCCTGCGGGGTTTTAATGCGGCCACGCCGCTGGTACACTGTCCGCTGGAATTTTACAGTATCCAGGATTACCAGCAGGTCACAACTGGCCATTTTGTGAAAATACCCCAACCAGGGGAGGTAGTAAGGCTGGTGAATAGCAATCCGCAAAGGCTCCGCCACCTTTTCCTTCATAAAAATAAATGCTTAAGGTTTTGGTCGCTTGATATTAATAGGGTATGTAATTAAACATTAATGGTCACAAAAAAGCGGACCCAATGTTTTGGATTATTAATAAGCCGGATTTTTAAGGATAAAAAACCTGAAACCGCTGTTGTAGCCGAATTTTTCGACGGGAATAAACATAGAGGAGGAATGCTGGAAAAGGAGGGGATGCCTGTGGAAGCTGCTGTACTGGTAACCGGAGGGGCGGGCTTTATCGGATCTCACCTGTGCGAAAGGCTGCTGGAAATGGGTAAAACTGTTGTGAGCCTCGACAGCTTCGATGATTACTATGACCCGTTAATCAAAGAAAAAAATATTGAAAAAGCCTTGGATTGCCCTGACTACAATCTATATGGGGGGGACATCCGGGATAGCTCCTTATTGGAGAGCATTTTTAATACCTTTAACATTCAGGAAATAATCCACCTGGCTGCCTTAGCCGGGGTGCGCAACTCGCTTTTAAACCCTTTGGAGTATATCGATGTGGATATCAAGGGGACAGTCAATCTGTTGGAACATGCCAAAAAATATTCTGTTCGCCGTTTTCTCTTTGCTTCATCTTCTTCCGTTTACGGCCATAACCCGGTCCCTTTCCGGGAACAAGACCGGGTAGACACACCTGTTTCACCATATGCCGCGGCTAAGCGGGCAGGGGAATTGTACTGCCGGGTCTACCATGATCTTTATAACCTTTCCATTGGCTGCCTGCGCTTTTTTACTGTTTACGGGCCCAGGCAAAGGCCGGAAATGGCAATTCACCTTTTCACCCGCCACATTGACCTGGGGCTGAAAGTGCCTGTATTTGGCCCTGGGACCAGCCAAAGAGACTATACCTACATTGATGATATTGTGGATGGAATATTGAAGGCCTTAGCATCATCCTATTCTTTTGAAGTTTTTAATTTTGGCAATTCATACCCAATTGGTTTAATGGACTTGATTCAGCTAATCGCTGAAGAGGTGGGCAAAAAGCCAAAGATCAGTTTTTTGCCTGCCCAACCGGGAGATGTACCAAAGACCTATGCGGATATCAGTTACGCACAGAAAACAATCGGTTATAACCCGCAAATTTCTCTGCCGGAAGGAATTAAGCGGTTTGTTCAATGGTACCGGAAACAGCGGCATCAGGTTCAATAAAAACTATTTCTACCCCCCCACCCATACTTCTCCAGACGCTGAAATTAAATAACCGGCCCCAGGGCAATTAGGGCCGGCTTTTCAGGCTGATCAGACTAGCTTTTTTATGCGGGTCTGGCTGGCTTTTCAGGCAGGGGTTTTCGACTGCCTGGCGATGAGAGAAGCAAAAACGCCGGCGCCAAAACCGTTATCGATATTTACAACGGCAAGCCCGGGGGAACAGGTCTGCAGCATGGTTAAAAGCCCTGCTACCCCATCCTTGCCCATCCCGTAACCAACGGAGGTGGGGACACCAATTACCGGCACATCTACATTGCTGGAGACGACAATGGGCAACACCGCATCCATCCCGGCGATCACCACGATTGCCGCCACATTTTTCTCCAGCATGTTGGTCAGGGGCCCGTACAGCCGGTGGATGCCGGCAACTCCCACATCGTAAGCCTTGATCACTTCGCAGCCCATCACCCTGGCGGTAACCACCACCTCTTCGGCAACAGCCATATCGGCCGTGCCTGCGGCCAGGACCCCAATCTTGCCGGCCTGGGGGAAAGAGTAGTCTTTTTGCTTTAAGATCACCGTTTTCGCCTGCCGGTTGATCTCCAGTTCATAGCCGCTGGGCAGATCGGCTTCCAGCTCTTTTAAGTCTTCGTCCTTCACCCGGGTAATCAAAGTATACCCGCTGGCTTCGGCCATGGCCAGAGCTAGCCTTCTTACGTCCTCGGGACGCTTGTTTTGGGCCAATATCGCCTCCGGCGCTCCTGTCCGCTGGGCTCGATTCACATCCAGCTTGGCCACCTCGGCCACGCTTTTGATGTTCAGCACCCGCAGCTTATTTTTGGCAGTAGCGACGTCGATTTTCCCGTCTAAAAGAGCTTGCAAAATTTCTTCCATGAGTTGACTCCCTTCTTTATTATCATTTATTAATCCTATTAACACTAGGCCCAAAACCTGTAGCCACTTGCCTCCGGGAATACAACTAATCCCCCGATGGCTTGGTGCAGGCAGGCCTTAGCACAGCGCCTTTGCTGGCTGGAGTAACCATCTCTACATACCTGGCCAGCCAACCGGTTGGTTCCGGCCGCAGCGGCGGTTGATAGGTCGCTTTTCTTTGAGCCAGCTCTGCCTCCGGCACCAGGAGATCCAGAGTGCCGCTTTCCAGGTCGCACAAGATCAGATCGCCGTTTTCGACCAGGGCAATGGGTCCGCCGCTGGCGGCTTCCGGACAGACATGGCCGACACAGGCCCCCCGGGAACCGCCGGAGAAGCGGCCGTCAGTCACCAGTGCCACCGATTCGCCCAGTCCCATCCCCATCAGCGCCGCCGTCGGCCCCAGCATTTCCATGAAACCAGGGCCGCCTTTCGGCCCTTCAAAACGGATTACCACCACATCGCCATGCTTAATTTGTCCATTTAAAATTGCGGTAGAGGCTTCCGCTTCTGAATTAAAGACCACTGCTGGCCCCTGATGACGCCGCATCTTAGGCAAAACTGCCGCCGTCTTCACTACCGCCCCCTCCGGGGCAAGGCTGCCGAAAAGAATTTTAAGACCGCCTACGGGACTGAGGGGCTCCTCCAGACTGCGGATTACCGACGGATCGAGGCTTCTGGCCTTAGCCACAACCTCACCCATGGTTTTGCCGCTCACCGTCTGGCAGTCCGGATTGAGCAGGTCAGGCCTCCGGGACAATTCGCCCAAAACAGCTGTGATTCCACCGGCCCGGTCCACATCCTCGATATGCAGGCTGGAAGCAGGAGATATCTTGCACAGGGTAGGGGTACGGGCAGAGATCATGCTGATGCGTTCCAGGGGATAGTTTATCCCCGCCTCCTGAGCAATTGCCATTAAATGCAAAATGGTGTTGGTCGAGCCGCCCATGGCCACATCCAGGGTAAAAGCATTGTCCACCGTCTCCGGGGTAACGATGTCCCGCGGCCGGAGATTTCGCTTGATAAGCTCCATTATTTGGTAGCCAACATGTTTTTTCAGCTCACTTCGGCGCGGGTCTACGGCTAAAATAGTACCATTGCCAGGGAGAGCCAAGCCCAAAGCCTCGCAAAGGCAGTTCATGGAATTGGCTGTAAACATCCCAGCACAGCTGCCAACACCAGGACAGGCTGTCTGCTCCAGCTCCAGCAGCTCTTCCTCGGTGATCTTGCCGGCCCGGAAAGCCCCGATCCCTTCAAAAACAGTGATCAGGTCAATGGCCCGCCCGTCCTTGGCTTGGCCGGCCTGCATCGGGCCGCCGGAGATAAATATCGTGGGGATATTTAGCCTTACGGCTGCCATTAGCATCCCAGGCACGATTTTGTCGCAATTGGGAATACAGATGAGTCCGTCAAACCGGTGGCCTAGCACCATTGTTTCCACACTGTCGGCGACAAGCTCCCGGGATGGCAGGCTGAAACGCATGCCGGGATGATTCATGGCGATGCCGTCACACAAAGCCAGGGTGTTAAACTCAAAAGGCACGCCGCCGGCTTCCCGCACCGCTTCTTTGATTTCCTTGGCAAACTCGTTGAGATGGGCATGTCCCGGCACAATCTCAGCGAAGGAGTTGGCGATGGCAATAAATGGCTTTTTGAAATCCGCTTCTTCTTTAATGATGCCGGTAGACCGCAACAGGCTGCGGTGGGGTGCCCGCTCCGCGCCTTTTTTGATGACTTCACTATGCATAAATACCCTCCTCCAAAAATTGGTTCAAGTGAGTCTTGGCCGCAGCAGGGTAAGCAACTGCTGCCATTACCCACCAACCAAAAGCCCCTAAGTTAACCTTCTGGCCTTCATTTTCGACACTGGGGTTTCTTCTTCCTGCTATGTTCCGGATAAATGTAGCGCAGACAAGGGGACGGTTCTTCTGTCTGGCCATAGGCCAGACAGAAGAACCGTCCCCTTGTCTGCTTGTCTGTTTAAAAAAAGAAATTAAAAATATTTTGGATTTAATGGCAGGAATTAAACAAGCCCCCACGAATACATCTTGTCGCATACAAAATTGTACACAATTTTTGGGGAGGAAATTATGTCATTAGCAAATAACGGCTACCGGCAAACCACAACCACTATAATTTACCACCAGCTTAAAACTGCTGTAACGTCAGGGACGCTAAGACCAGGGGAAAAACTTGTTGAGGCGGACTTAGCTGAAAAATTTGGTGTCAGCCGGACACCAATCAGAGAAGCCCTGAAAATGCTGGAAAAGGAAAAGCTGGTTATTAACAGCCCTTATAAAGGTTTCCTGGTGGCAAGAGTATGCCGCGCTGAGGCACAAAAGATTTACGAAGTGCGGGCAGTTTTAGAGCCTTTGGCGGCAAGGCTGGTAGCTGAGCGTGGTCAAAAGAATAAGATTGTGCTGCTGGAAGACTGCCTGACAGAAGCCGATAGTGCCCTCCGGGAAAGAGATATGTTTCAGTTAATTGTGATTAACAGCCGATTCCACCGAGTTATTGCAGAACTTTCCGGCAATGAGTACCTGCAGGATATCCTGAATAACCTGCAGCACTTAGTAGATCTTACACGGGTTTCTAACTTTATCGCAGTGCCTGAGCGAATGGTTGCTGTCGTGGCAGAACACATCGGCATTTATGAGGCAATTGTGGCGGGCGACGGTATCGGAGCTGCGGAGAGGGTAACCGCCCATATTGCCGGAGCAATTAAATTAGTACCAAAGATTTACCCGGAGACGTTTTGGTAAAGGGGGGATTAAACCGGAACCTCAAAAATGCTTAGAAAGGGGGAATTAACAGCTAGTTTTTGCCGGGAGAACAGTGCAGGCGATTTAATAATTGGCTATGCATTCCCGGACAGCCTTAATATTAATTTGGAGGGATCAGCTTGCAGATTGATCAGGAAAAATGCTCTGGATGTGGCATCTGTATTCCCTACTGCCCTGTCCAGGCGATTACCCTATCAAACAAAAAAGCCCATGTAAACAGAACGGAGTGTCTGGAATGCGGCAACTGTGGCCGCAGTTTAGTAGTACGATGTCCGAAGGGCGCCTTTATGGAAGACCCAGACCTTTATGAAGGACCAAGGGCAGTGCGGAAGTTCTTCAGCGACCCCATGACAACCCATGTGATCACCAGGACCCCGGGCCGCGGGACAGAAGAAGTTAAAACTAACGATGTAACCGGCAGAGTTAGGCGAGGCGAGGTCGGTTTTGGGATCGAAGTCGGCCGGCCTTGTTGCGGTGCTTCCATGGAGCAGGTTCAAAAAATAACCACCGTGCTGGCTGCTAACGGAGTGGAATTTGAAGACAAGAACCCGCTGACCCACCTGATGAGTGACCGGACGACGGGCGCCATTGCGGAACAGTACCTTGGAGAAAAAGTAGTTTCAGCCATCATAGAATTTGCAGTCGAAGAGGAGCGCCTTTCTGAAATTCTGGATATCCTGAAAAACGTTGCCAAAGATTTAGACACGGTGTTTTCTCTTTCCCTCACCACCTGTTTTTCGGATGACGGCACAATCCCAGTGATGGATGTATTAAATCAGCAGGGCCTTGTTCCCAGACCTAACGCCAAAATAAATTTGGGCATGGGCCGGCCTTTGGCACCTGCTACTAGGGAAGGGGGAAATTAGATGACCCATTCATTGCATCGCCGGGGATCCCTCGAAAGCCTGAAAGAAGATTTTGTGCTTTTAGCAACGGCTGCAGCCGGAATCAATCACCAGGGCTCAAAGGATAAACTCAGGCGAATTTTAGAACTGGTCTACGAAATTGGCCCGGCTAACATCGGTTCCTATGATACAGGTACGGTTTTTGCCGGAGTCAGTATCGAGGAAATCAAGGCAGCCTTGGCGGAAGTCCCCCGCGTTCGCTGCAGTTTTTCCAGCAAGGAGAAAATGTTCCAGGTGATCAAGGGGATTAAAGAGTTAGACCTGGGCATCTCAATTACTGCCAGCGGTGTGATCGACGAGGTTTTGGACATTGCCCGCCAACTGGATATTAAACCCCACTCGGTAAACCTGTCTCTGGGGGTATGGGGCAAGACCGAGGAGCTGCCTCCCGAGGATATCTTAGAACATGTGACTATGTGCGGCCACGGCTTAATCACAAAAGATTTGGTGGCCAAAGTTATCGAAGACGTTAAGGCAGGCAAAAAAACGCCGCGGCAGGCAGCCGAATTGCTTGCTCATCCGTGTGTTTGCGGCATCTATAATCCTGATCGGGCTGAGAAGATGCTGGCAAAATATGCTCCCGCGGAAAAGCCGGAATCTTAAGCATGAATTAACATTAAATTATCAATGGTCAGAAGATTAAAGCAGGCAATCGCAAATAGAGGAAAATACCCATAAATAATGAAGAGGAGGGGAATACCCGTGAGAATGAAAAAGTTAGCATTATTTGGAGGGATTTTGCTGGTAGCCCTGGTATTGGTAATAGCTGGATGCGGAACTCAAATAAGTCCGGCACCTGCGCCGGCACCTGCACCTGCACCTGCACCTGCGCCTGCTCCGGCACCGGCTCCGGCACCGGCTCCTGCACCTGCGCCTGTTCCGGCACCTGCTCCGACACCGGCACCTGCACCGGCACCTGCACCGGCACCGGCTCCTGCGCTGACACCTGCACCGGCACCGGCTCCTGCGCTGACACCTGCTCCGGCCCCAGCACCCAGACCGACTCCGGCACCGGCGCCAGCACCTGCTCCGGCACCGGCTCCAAGACCGACTCCGGCGCCAGCACCGGCACCTGCCCCAGCGCCTGCTCCGGCACCAGCGCCAAAATGGACCCCGACCAAAAACATCGAGTTTATTGTGCCTTTTGGTGCGGGTGGCGGAAGCGATATTATGGCCCGGGCCATCCATAAAGTGATTGTAGATAATAAGCTTTTGCCAGTAACAATGGTTGTGACTAACCGGCCGGGCGGCAGTGGAGCTATCGGCTGGACCCATGTCGCCGGGAAAAAAGGCGACCCCTATATAATTTCAACTGTTAGCTCCAGCTTTTACACCCAGCCTTTAATCGGCGGGATGCCGGTTTCTGCTGCGGATTTTACCCCGATTTGCGGATTTGCCATGGATACCCTGGTGCTTTTAGTCAATAGCAGAACCAGCAGGTTCTTCGACATTAAAGACCTTCTTACGTGGGCAAAAGACTTCCCGCGGGCACTTTCAGTAGGCGGGACCGGCGGTACCTCGGACGACGCGGTGGCAAATAATATGTTGAGCCGGAGGGCAGGGGTAGAGTTCAGGTATGTGCCCTTTGCCAGCGGCGGCGAAGCCATGACGGCCCTGTTAGGCGGCCATGTAGACATCGTTTGGGCCAATCCTGGAGAGGCCTTATCTCAAATGCAGGCAGGCCGGGCCAGACCCTTGGCTGTGGCCTATTCATCAAGGCTTCCCCTGTTGCCGGATGTTCCCACTTTTAGAGAAAGCGGGGTCGATCTTTCCTTTGCCCAGTTCAGGGGTATCGTCGCCCCCAAAGATATTCCGCCCGAAGCGGTAGCCTACCTGGAGAATCTTTTCCGTAAAGTGGCGGAATCTAAAGATTGGCAGGATAACTATATCAGGCCGAACATGCTCTTCCCTCGCTTCTTAGGTGCAGAAGAATTTAAGCGGGAAATCCCAAAAGTAGTGGAGATGTACAGATCTGCATTTGAACAAATGGGCGTGCTCAGGAGGTAACCGATATACAGCTTGCAAGGAGGGGGCCAGCCCCCCTCCACTTTAAAAAGAAGGTTGGGTTGCTTGATGGCCACTGCAGATCGGGTTTTAGGCTTGCTGGTATTGATTTTAGGGACTTTTATTTTGGTTCATTCCTTGCAGCTCCAGTATTATCTTGATGGGATCCCAGGCCCTGGTTTTACGCCTTTTTGGGTTGCTGTAGTCCTGATCGTCCTGGCGGTGTTAATTATGATCAGTTCTTTTTTTGGCCAGGTAAAAACAGAGAAGTCTGCCTTTATTAAACAAGACCTGCTGAAGATGTTCGGCGCTATCGGAGGCAGTCTCCTGGTAGTACTTGCCAAAGAGTACATCGGCATGCTTTTGTCCTTGGGTCTTCTGTCTGGCTTTTTCACCTGGTTTTACGGCTTGAGAAAATGGCGCACAGTCATCCTCACTGCGGTGCTGACACCTGTTATCTTGTACCTTGTTTTTTCCTTAGGCCTAGGTGTAACCTTCCCAACAGGGAGACTAGGATTTTAGAGAGGGGTATTAATAAATGGAAACCATGCAAAACCTCTTGTTAGGCTTATCTGTTGCTTTAGAGCCCCTCAATTTGCTCTATGTTCTGGTCGGGGTAATCTCCGGAGTAATTATCGGTGCCCTGCCCGGGTTAGGTCCCTCCGCCGGCCTGGCGATCCTGCTTCCCTTAACCTTCGGTGTAGACCCAATCGCGGGGATTATCTTGCTGGCTGGTATCTACTACGGAGCCATGTACGGCGGGGCCATCACTTCGATATTGATCAACACGCCCGGCGACCCGGCCTCAGTAATGACAACCATGGACGGCTACCCCATGACTCTGGCTGGCCGGACCGGTGCCGCCATGGGCATGGCTGCCTTTGCCTCCTTTATCGGCGGGACAGTCTGTGTCATTGCCTTTATGTACCTGGCTCCGGCCCTGGCCCAGGTAGCCCTTAGTTTTGGCCCGCCGGAATACTTTGCCTTGATGCTTTTGGGTTTGACCACCCTGGCGGGTATGACCGGAAAGTATCCAGTTAAGGGGTATTTAGCCGCAGTTTGCGGGCTTTTTTTGGCAATTATTGGCTTAGACTTAGTAACCGGTCTTCCCCGCTTTACCTTTGGCTCTTTAGAGCTTTACGACGGTGTTGATTTTATTATTGTGGCCATCGGAACTTTTGGGATTGCCGAAATACTTTCAGCTGCGGAAGAAAAGGATACTAAGATTATCGTCAAACGCGAGGATTTGGCCTGGCGCAAACTGTTTCCGACTGTCCAGGACTGGCTTCACTCCGGCTGGCATATTGTGCGGGGAACAATAATCGGTTTTATAGTGGGTATTTTGCCGGGTGCAGGCGCCACAATCGCCTCCTTTATTTCTTACGGTATGGCCAAAAGGACTTCCAAACGCCCGGAGATGTTCGGTAAAGGAGCGATTGAAGGGGTGGCGGCCCCGGAAAGCGCCAATAACTCGGCGGCCATGGGGGCGATGGTACCCTTGCTGACCTTGGGAGTACCCGGTTCCGCCAGTACGGCGGTGATGATGGGCGCCTTGATGATGTTTGGCATGCGGCCTGGCCCGCTCTTGTTTGAAGAGAACCCGGAATTCGTCTGGGGCTTAATCGGCAGCATGTATGTGGGCAATATCGTGCTGATTTTGACCATGCTGGTGGCAGTGCCGATCTTTGTGCGCATCCTGGATGTGCCGAAGGCCTTATTAAACGGGGTCGTCATGGCCTTTATTCTTGTCGGGGCCTACAGTATTAACAACAGTATGTTTGATGTGGTTTTAACAGTTGCCTTCGGGCTGATTGGCTATTTCATGAAAAAGATGCACATTCCGGCAGCACCGCTGGTATTGGCCCTGGTGTTAGGCAGCCTGTTGGAGAATTCACTGCGTCAATCCCTTATTCTTTCCGACGGCAATCCACTGGTCTTTTTTGCCAGGCCGATCTCCGGCACAATCATGTGGGTGGCCATTATCCTGATCTTCTGGCCGGTGGTTAAAAATCTGCTGAAGCTGCGGAAATCCGCACCAAACCAATAATTCCTAAATAAATAATTCCTTAATACAAGGAGGCTAAATATGACAGTCATCAATAAAGACCTCTGTACCGGTTGCGGTGTATGTCTTAAGTATTGTACCGTCGGTGCAGTCAGGCTGGAAGAAGAAATCGCCGTTGTCGATCAAAATTTATGCACCGAGTGTTATGTTTGCTTGCGGCATCAAGTTTGCCCGGTGGACGCTTACGAGCCGATTGAGCTGAAAACATTATACCAGAGGATGCAGCACGTTTTAAGCGACCCGGTGGAAACCTTTGATAAAACTGGAGTTACCGGACGCGGCACAGAAGAAGTAAAAACTAATGATGTCACAGGCAGGGTGATCAGAGGCGAAGTAGGGGTTTGTATTGATATGGGCCGGCCTGGTATTGGTGTTTACTTGAGGGACGTCGAGAAGGTAGCCATGGCGGTAGCTAAAGCCGGGGTGATCCTGGCCGATGCGGAACACACGCCGCTGGCCCTCTTAATGGAGGACCTGACAACCGGCAAGTTAATGGGCTATTACGAGTGTCTTCCCGCTCCTTCGGCGTCTCAACTGATGGAAGACATTACTACCGGCAAGCTAAGGGATGATTGCCTCGATACCCGTTTCTTATCCATTATTGTTGAAGGCAAGTGCCGCGAGGACCAAGTGCGGGATCTGTTATTGGCTCTGAAAGAAGTGGAAACCGAGATAGACACGGTTTTTTCTCTTGGACTGATGATCCGGGTCGATGAAAAAGGACAAACCAAGGCTTTAGATTGTCTAGATGACTTGGGAATGGCAAGGCCCGTGCGAGGGAAAGTAAATGTGGGCCTGGGACGCCCGCTGATAACAGCTTAATAAGAGAGGTGATATGAAATGACACATTCTTTACATCGTTCAGGAAGCATTGATTCTCTTCGCGGGGACTATGTTTGGTTCATGTACCAGGCCAAGGGGATTAACGACAAAAATGTAAAGCCTAAAGCTTTGGAATTTATCGCTGTTGCCGAGGCCAGCGGTTCCGAGAACTGGGGAGATGTAAAAACCGGCACCATATTAAAGATTCCCCGGGAACAAGTCATCGAAAATATTTCCGATAAATCCCGCATCAGAGGGGTCTTCACCTCCAGGGATCAGGTAATTAATTTTCTGCAAGAAATCAAAAAGCGGGACTTAGGAATGTCAGTAGTGATCAGCGGCCTATTGGAAGAGGTGTTGCCTGCCTGCGAAGCAGCGGATGTTACCCCTCATACCATTAACTACTCCCTGGGAATTTGGGGCAAGAAAGAACTATTGCCGTCCCAGGAGGTTCTAGACATTACCACCATGTGCGGCCACCATATAATCGCCGCTGATTATGTGAAGTATATTGCAGAGCAGGTAAAAAAGAACCGGCTGACTCCCGAGCAAGGAGCGATGAAACTGGCCTCCTTCTGCTACTGCGGCATCTTTAACCAGGTTCGGTGCGCCGAATTGTTAAGCGAATTTCCCGCCGATTGATTTTATGCAGATAGCTCTTAACTAAAACGCGAAATCGCTTCCCCGCCAAACTAAGCCTCATTAAAAAAAGACTGCCCCCCTCTTATACCACCGCATATTTAGATAGCGGCTTAAGAGGGGGTAGCTTTTTGTGATTAATTTTACCCTATCTTGAAATAACTTCAACCCTGAAGCACTATTTAAAACCTCGCCTTATGTTTTAAATGGCGACGAATGTCCTTGATAATTTCCTTCCGGTTGCCTACAATATTAAATAGTAGCTACCGGATCTTCGATGAAAGAGAGTAGCAGGTCTTGAATACAAACTGGAAAAAGAATATCGCCCTGTTTTTAACTGCTCAGACACTGACACTTTTTGGGTCTTCCCTTGTTCAATATGCAATCATGTGGCACATTACGCTGGAAACACAATCAGGCACCATGATGATGTTCAGCATTATTTGCGGGTTTTTGCCCACTTTCTTTTTGTCTCCTTTTGCAGGGGTATGGGCTGATCGCTACAATCGAAAATTGCTGATTATTATATCGGACACTGTGATCGCTTTTTCCACCCTTGTTTTAGCCCTGCTTTTTCTGGCAGGCTTCAGAGAATGGTGGCTTCTATTTGTAATTATTGCCATCCGGGCTTTGGGGACGGCAGTGCACGTGCCGGCAGTAGGAGCTATTATTCCCCAAATTGTTCCGAAAGAAAAACTGACCCGGATTAACGCAATTAACGGGAGTATCCAATCGCTTACCATGATCGCAGCTCCGATGTTAAGCGCCTTATTGTATACTGTGGCCAGTATCGAAGCTATCTTTTTTATTGATGTTGCCACCGCAGCAATCGGAATATTAACCCTTCTTTTTTTCTTAAATGTGCCTACCCATGAAAAGGCCTTAGAAAAGCAAACTACGGGTTATTTCTCGGATCTGCGCGAAGGTATCGTTTATATCATGAACCATGGTTACCTTAAAAGATTTTTCTTGTATTGCTTGTTTTTCTTTTTTTTAGTTGCACCGGTTGCCTTCTTAACGCCGCTGCAGGTCACCCGTACTTTTGGCGCTGATGTTTGGCGGCTGATGGTTTTCGAAATTACCTTTGCCACCGGAATGATTCTGGGCGGCGCAATTCTGGCTGCTTGGGGCGGTTTTAAAAATAAAATCCATACCATGACTTTGTCCAGCTTGATTACGGGCATTTGCACACTTATGCTTGGACTTGCCCCAAATTTTTGGATTTATTTATTCTTTTCGGCTCTCGCCGGAATAGCGTTACCGCTTTTTAACACACCCTCCACCGTCCTGCTGCAGGAAAAGGTTGAGCAAAACTTTCTGGGGCGGGTATTTGGGATCTTCGGGATGATCATGAGCTCGATGATGCCA
Proteins encoded in this region:
- a CDS encoding WbqC family protein, encoding MRIAIHQPYYLPWLGYFHKMASCDLLVILDTVKFQRTVYQRRGRIKTPQGSLWLGVPVQGSRMQMIRDVLINNQIPWAQKHWRAITANYSGAAFADNYLPCLEEFYSKKWNWLADMDMALTRLLADFLNISTPMILASSLGVEAKGSELLLAICQKAGAKVYLSGISGKKYLQEEIFAAKGVKIEYQDFQHPVYPQRFGPFEPYLAAIDLLCNCGPDGRDLICGQP
- a CDS encoding GDP-mannose 4,6-dehydratase, coding for MPVEAAVLVTGGAGFIGSHLCERLLEMGKTVVSLDSFDDYYDPLIKEKNIEKALDCPDYNLYGGDIRDSSLLESIFNTFNIQEIIHLAALAGVRNSLLNPLEYIDVDIKGTVNLLEHAKKYSVRRFLFASSSSVYGHNPVPFREQDRVDTPVSPYAAAKRAGELYCRVYHDLYNLSIGCLRFFTVYGPRQRPEMAIHLFTRHIDLGLKVPVFGPGTSQRDYTYIDDIVDGILKALASSYSFEVFNFGNSYPIGLMDLIQLIAEEVGKKPKISFLPAQPGDVPKTYADISYAQKTIGYNPQISLPEGIKRFVQWYRKQRHQVQ
- the larB gene encoding nickel pincer cofactor biosynthesis protein LarB, giving the protein MEEILQALLDGKIDVATAKNKLRVLNIKSVAEVAKLDVNRAQRTGAPEAILAQNKRPEDVRRLALAMAEASGYTLITRVKDEDLKELEADLPSGYELEINRQAKTVILKQKDYSFPQAGKIGVLAAGTADMAVAEEVVVTARVMGCEVIKAYDVGVAGIHRLYGPLTNMLEKNVAAIVVIAGMDAVLPIVVSSNVDVPVIGVPTSVGYGMGKDGVAGLLTMLQTCSPGLAVVNIDNGFGAGVFASLIARQSKTPA
- the ilvD gene encoding dihydroxy-acid dehydratase yields the protein MHSEVIKKGAERAPHRSLLRSTGIIKEEADFKKPFIAIANSFAEIVPGHAHLNEFAKEIKEAVREAGGVPFEFNTLALCDGIAMNHPGMRFSLPSRELVADSVETMVLGHRFDGLICIPNCDKIVPGMLMAAVRLNIPTIFISGGPMQAGQAKDGRAIDLITVFEGIGAFRAGKITEEELLELEQTACPGVGSCAGMFTANSMNCLCEALGLALPGNGTILAVDPRRSELKKHVGYQIMELIKRNLRPRDIVTPETVDNAFTLDVAMGGSTNTILHLMAIAQEAGINYPLERISMISARTPTLCKISPASSLHIEDVDRAGGITAVLGELSRRPDLLNPDCQTVSGKTMGEVVAKARSLDPSVIRSLEEPLSPVGGLKILFGSLAPEGAVVKTAAVLPKMRRHQGPAVVFNSEAEASTAILNGQIKHGDVVVIRFEGPKGGPGFMEMLGPTAALMGMGLGESVALVTDGRFSGGSRGACVGHVCPEAASGGPIALVENGDLILCDLESGTLDLLVPEAELAQRKATYQPPLRPEPTGWLARYVEMVTPASKGAVLRPACTKPSGD
- a CDS encoding GntR family transcriptional regulator — encoded protein: MSLANNGYRQTTTTIIYHQLKTAVTSGTLRPGEKLVEADLAEKFGVSRTPIREALKMLEKEKLVINSPYKGFLVARVCRAEAQKIYEVRAVLEPLAARLVAERGQKNKIVLLEDCLTEADSALRERDMFQLIVINSRFHRVIAELSGNEYLQDILNNLQHLVDLTRVSNFIAVPERMVAVVAEHIGIYEAIVAGDGIGAAERVTAHIAGAIKLVPKIYPETFW
- a CDS encoding 4Fe-4S binding protein, which codes for MQIDQEKCSGCGICIPYCPVQAITLSNKKAHVNRTECLECGNCGRSLVVRCPKGAFMEDPDLYEGPRAVRKFFSDPMTTHVITRTPGRGTEEVKTNDVTGRVRRGEVGFGIEVGRPCCGASMEQVQKITTVLAANGVEFEDKNPLTHLMSDRTTGAIAEQYLGEKVVSAIIEFAVEEERLSEILDILKNVAKDLDTVFSLSLTTCFSDDGTIPVMDVLNQQGLVPRPNAKINLGMGRPLAPATREGGN